In a single window of the Artemia franciscana unplaced genomic scaffold, ASM3288406v1 Scaffold_1189, whole genome shotgun sequence genome:
- the LOC136042374 gene encoding repetitive organellar protein-like, whose product MDIGNGEKYCESMEMTLDDLEDCDKISEILLDRLEERDNEVSDLRQRIETLEKELSEGKYLIFELKREKEFDKYQFETNLTEKDVHINKQSEMIAKLRTEYDLLEAKCELNLQDNIKDEEIRRLNNELKKWLQIISSYFIGDTPEKFADEIVCLLRDKEALVTECQELHNELALVKNPKKVPDWKRLRRLQEKSHELPLVPNVPQSSDEDSEIGELKKRISSVMDERLMLLEEKIKYEELREKVKCMQSDIEKQEQKVLELSGENQKLNENYMYYKEFFDKVYCEIKGFQGEGLETTTETVSSFLFNLLGQFRELMIQYQGNLKELKLVKQSYSFTLKSLVLFRADLSLACTRNEIRKKKKEAAKTKAGWLMES is encoded by the coding sequence tcaGTGAAATACTACTGGATAGACTTGAAGAGAGAGACAATGAAGTTTCAGATCTGCGACAGAGGATAGAAACTCTAGAAAAAGAACTCTCAGAAgggaaatacctcatttttgagctgaaaagagaaaaagagttTGATAAGTATCAGTTTGAGACAAACTTGACAGAGAAAGATGTGCATATCAACAAACAATCAGAAATGATAGCCAAACTGAGAACAGAATACGATCTACTGGAAGCGAAATGTGAACTGAATTTGCAAGATAATATTAAAGACGAAGAGATTAGAAGATTAAACAATgagctgaaaaaatggctacaAATAATATCTTCTTACTTTATTGGTGATACGCCTGAAAAATTTGCTGACGAAATAGTATGTCTACTTCGAGATAAGGAGGCCCTAGTTACTGAATGTCAAGAGTTGCACAATGAATTAGCTTTAgttaaaaaccctaaaaaagtTCCTGATTGGAAACGGTTGAGGCGTTTGCAAGAAAAATCTCATGAATTACCCCTTGTTCCTAATGTACCTCAAAGTAGTGATGAAGATAGTGAAATTGGGGAGCTGAAAAAGAGAATATCGTCTGTTATGGATGAAAGATTGATGCTactagaagaaaaaattaaatatgaagaaTTGCGTGAGAAAGTGAAATGTATGCAGAGCGATATTGAGAAGCAGGAACAGAAAGTATTGGAGCTGAGTGGTGAAAATCAGAAGCTGAATGAAAATTATATGTATTACAAAGAATTTTTTGACAAAGTTTACTGTGAGATAAAAGGTTTTCAAGGGGAAGGCTTGGAAACCACtacagaaactgtttcttcttttttattcaatttgttaGGTCAGTTTAGGGAGTTGATGATTCAGTATCAGGGAAATTTGAAAGAATTGAAACTGGTGAAGCAATCCTATTCATTTACTTTGAAATCTCTAGTCCTTTTTAGAGCAGATTTAAGCCTAGCTTGCACCAGAAACGAAATtcggaagaagaagaaagaagctGCAAAAACAAAAGCTGGATGGCTAATggaatcttaa